One part of the Streptomyces ferrugineus genome encodes these proteins:
- a CDS encoding TetR/AcrR family transcriptional regulator — MRTSPNAESPRREELLDRLLDHVITHGVDDLSLRKLAAAVGVAPNALQYHFGPREDMVAAILARHAERIRATIEAEGDAASQVHRAWEQLTDPSVRKSWHAFFEFYALALRNPDRYRAFLDHVARDWSDPLTRKFVTAGVAPEEAAARAALLVAAVRGLVLDRLADGDEARVSAALDLLIDLLESWARPH; from the coding sequence ACTTCGCCGAACGCCGAAAGTCCGCGCCGCGAGGAGCTGCTCGACCGGTTGCTGGACCACGTCATCACGCACGGTGTCGACGACCTGTCGCTGCGCAAACTCGCCGCCGCCGTCGGCGTTGCGCCGAACGCCCTGCAGTACCACTTCGGTCCGCGCGAGGACATGGTGGCGGCCATCCTCGCCCGGCACGCGGAGCGCATCCGGGCCACGATCGAGGCCGAAGGCGACGCGGCGAGCCAGGTGCACCGGGCCTGGGAACAGCTGACCGACCCGTCGGTGCGCAAGAGCTGGCACGCGTTCTTCGAGTTCTATGCGCTGGCGCTGCGCAACCCCGATCGGTACCGAGCGTTCCTCGACCATGTGGCACGGGACTGGAGCGATCCGCTCACCCGGAAATTCGTGACAGCGGGCGTGGCGCCCGAGGAAGCCGCGGCGCGGGCCGCCCTGCTGGTCGCCGCGGTCCGAGGGCTGGTCCTCGACCGGCTCGCCGACGGAGACGAGGCCCGCGTCTCCGCGGCCCTCGACCTGCTGATCGACCTCCTGGAGAGCTGGGCCCGGCCGCACTGA